The Collimonas sp. PA-H2 genome contains a region encoding:
- a CDS encoding ABC transporter permease codes for MSKLSNAAAKRGRTARWLISGPPLFYLLLFFAIPSLIMVFASVRYAGDYGGLAPVFDEAGKLDLTLENFQRFTSDFIYTAIFLKSLMYAVITTCCCLLMAYPLALLIARSPKKYRDLLILLVILPFWSNFLIRVYAWMIILGPQSGLTQAVNYVLGLVGIEPVRLLFTAFSVIVGLVYVHLPFMVLPLYANLEKHDPALVDAAQDLGASAWQRFWRITFPLSLPGVYAGAALVFIPALGIFAVSDILGGTGSDMIGNVIKQQFLETRDWPFGSVLSIVLTVAALIAAGIAVLVARPRRETHG; via the coding sequence ATGAGTAAGTTGTCAAATGCCGCAGCCAAGCGCGGCCGCACGGCGCGCTGGCTGATCAGCGGACCGCCGCTGTTCTACCTGCTGCTGTTCTTCGCCATCCCCAGCCTGATCATGGTGTTTGCCTCGGTGCGCTATGCCGGCGACTACGGCGGCCTGGCGCCGGTGTTCGACGAGGCCGGCAAGCTGGACTTGACGCTGGAAAATTTCCAGCGTTTCACATCGGATTTCATCTATACCGCGATCTTCCTGAAGTCACTGATGTATGCGGTGATCACCACTTGCTGCTGCCTGTTGATGGCCTATCCGCTGGCGCTGCTGATTGCGCGCAGCCCGAAGAAGTACCGCGACCTGCTGATCCTGCTGGTGATCCTGCCGTTCTGGAGCAACTTCCTGATACGCGTATATGCCTGGATGATCATCCTCGGTCCGCAATCCGGTTTGACGCAGGCGGTCAACTATGTGCTGGGGCTGGTTGGGATCGAACCGGTGCGCCTGTTGTTTACCGCGTTTTCGGTGATTGTCGGCCTGGTCTACGTGCATCTGCCGTTCATGGTTTTGCCGCTCTACGCCAACCTGGAAAAGCATGACCCGGCGCTGGTCGACGCCGCCCAGGACCTGGGCGCATCGGCCTGGCAACGCTTCTGGCGCATCACTTTCCCGCTGTCCTTGCCCGGCGTGTATGCCGGCGCGGCGCTGGTATTCATTCCGGCGCTGGGGATTTTTGCGGTCTCCGACATCCTGGGCGGCACCGGCAGCGACATGATCGGTAATGTCATCAAACAGCAATTCCTGGAAACCCGCGACTGGCCGTTCGGCAGCGTACTGTCTATCGTCCTCACGGTAGCGGCGCTGATCGCCGCCGGCATCGCCGTGCTGGTGGCAAGGCCAAGGAGAGAAACCCATGGCTAA
- a CDS encoding ABC transporter permease: MANLNRMRRPLGLWLVALFVYAFLYVPLIIVVVYSFNDSQLNAEWVGFTLDWYRKLFHNEEMLRAAGNSLMIALVASAASTLLGTMAGFAMHRYKLKLLPLLVLTPIAIPEILVGVSLLIFFVMLNITLGLLSITLAHIAFCIGFVAIVVRSRLSGMDESLTEAARDCGATPMQAFRLVTLPLIMPGVVAGALMAFTLSIDDFVITFFTAGANASTLPLQIYSMIKIAVTPEVNAVSTLLMGLTLLLIIIASKLAPNALRSS, encoded by the coding sequence ATGGCTAATCTGAACCGGATGCGGCGTCCGCTTGGCCTGTGGCTGGTGGCGCTGTTCGTGTATGCGTTTTTGTACGTGCCGCTGATTATCGTGGTGGTGTATTCCTTCAACGACTCGCAGCTGAATGCCGAGTGGGTCGGCTTTACGCTGGACTGGTATCGCAAGCTGTTCCATAACGAAGAGATGCTGCGCGCCGCTGGTAATTCGCTGATGATCGCGCTGGTGGCCAGCGCCGCCTCCACCTTGCTGGGCACCATGGCCGGCTTCGCCATGCATCGCTACAAGCTCAAGCTGCTGCCTTTACTGGTGCTGACGCCGATTGCGATTCCGGAAATCCTGGTCGGCGTGTCCCTGCTGATTTTCTTCGTCATGTTGAACATCACGCTGGGACTGCTGTCGATCACCTTGGCGCACATCGCGTTCTGCATCGGCTTTGTCGCCATCGTGGTGCGCTCGCGCTTGTCGGGCATGGATGAAAGCCTGACCGAAGCGGCGCGCGACTGCGGCGCTACGCCCATGCAGGCATTCCGGCTGGTGACCTTGCCGCTGATCATGCCAGGCGTGGTGGCGGGGGCTTTGATGGCGTTCACCCTGTCGATCGACGATTTCGTGATCACCTTCTTCACCGCCGGCGCCAATGCATCCACCTTGCCGCTGCAGATCTATTCGATGATCAAGATTGCCGTCACGCCAGAAGTAAATGCAGTCTCGACCTTGTTGATGGGGCTGACGCTGCTGCTTATAATCATTGCGTCCAAGCTTGCGCCTAACGCCTTACGTTCCTCCTAA
- a CDS encoding PotD/PotF family extracellular solute-binding protein — translation MKKLLAIASLLFASVSAHAADELHLYNWNNYIAPETVGRFEALCKCKVVQTYYGDNEEMLAKLAAGAKGYDIIVPTGNALDALIKQQALLPLDKAQLPNLKNANPAYLNTDFDKGNKYSVPYAYTVTLMGYNDQKMKELGIPVDSWAAIFDPKILAKIKGKVTVLDSANELMGAALKYLGYSANDTDEKHWQEAKDVILKAKPYWAAFNGSSYIKELTVGNIWLVQGYSNDIFQADVDAQKAGRKFRIRHGMPKEGAVLALDSMVIHKAAPRPDLALKFINFMLDGKNAAELSNLIGSGNPNADAAKYIKPEIANNQAIFPDKAGFAKLEMLKDLNSKQRRAVNRIWTEIRAR, via the coding sequence ATGAAAAAACTGCTCGCCATTGCTTCACTTCTGTTTGCCAGCGTCTCGGCCCACGCCGCCGACGAACTGCACCTGTACAACTGGAACAATTACATTGCGCCGGAGACGGTGGGGCGCTTCGAGGCTTTGTGCAAATGCAAGGTGGTGCAGACTTATTACGGCGACAATGAGGAAATGCTGGCCAAGCTGGCGGCCGGCGCCAAGGGCTACGACATCATCGTGCCGACCGGTAACGCGCTGGACGCCTTGATCAAGCAGCAAGCCTTGCTGCCGCTCGACAAGGCACAGTTGCCGAACCTGAAAAACGCCAATCCAGCCTACCTGAACACGGATTTCGACAAGGGCAACAAGTATTCAGTGCCTTACGCCTACACGGTTACCCTGATGGGCTATAACGACCAGAAGATGAAGGAGCTAGGCATTCCGGTGGATAGCTGGGCAGCGATTTTCGATCCGAAGATCCTGGCCAAGATCAAGGGTAAGGTCACGGTGCTGGATTCGGCCAACGAATTGATGGGTGCTGCCCTGAAATACCTGGGCTATTCCGCCAACGATACCGATGAGAAGCATTGGCAGGAAGCCAAGGACGTCATCCTCAAGGCCAAGCCTTACTGGGCGGCATTCAATGGCAGCAGCTACATCAAGGAATTGACTGTAGGTAATATCTGGCTGGTGCAGGGTTATTCGAATGATATTTTCCAGGCCGATGTCGATGCCCAGAAAGCCGGCCGCAAGTTCCGCATCCGCCACGGCATGCCGAAAGAGGGCGCGGTTCTGGCTCTCGATAGCATGGTGATCCACAAGGCAGCGCCGCGGCCGGACCTGGCGCTGAAATTCATCAATTTCATGCTGGATGGCAAGAATGCCGCCGAGCTGAGCAACCTGATCGGTTCCGGCAATCCTAACGCCGATGCCGCCAAGTACATCAAGCCGGAGATCGCCAACAACCAGGCGATTTTTCCGGACAAGGCCGGTTTTGCCAAGCTGGAAATGCTGAAAGACCTGAACAGCAAGCAGCGGCGCGCCGTCAACCGCATCTGGACAGAGATCCGCGCGCGCTGA
- a CDS encoding FmdB family zinc ribbon protein: MPIYAYRCEACGFAKDVLQKMSDEPLTVCPSCSTAAFKKQVTAAGFQLKGSGWYVTDFRGGAGATVPPAGAAEAAAPAGTVVTAPATPAAPAAAAASSPAPASTSAGGTAAAS, from the coding sequence ATGCCGATTTATGCGTATCGCTGCGAAGCCTGTGGTTTTGCCAAAGATGTGCTGCAAAAGATGTCCGATGAGCCGCTGACGGTTTGCCCGTCCTGCAGCACAGCCGCGTTCAAGAAGCAGGTTACCGCAGCTGGTTTCCAGCTGAAAGGCAGCGGCTGGTATGTCACCGATTTCCGTGGCGGCGCCGGGGCGACAGTGCCGCCGGCAGGCGCAGCAGAAGCGGCGGCGCCGGCGGGTACTGTCGTCACTGCGCCGGCGACGCCGGCAGCACCGGCGGCGGCAGCAGCCAGCAGCCCGGCGCCAGCCAGCACCAGCGCGGGCGGCACGGCAGCGGCAAGCTAA
- a CDS encoding DUF502 domain-containing protein, translating to MRKYFITGLLVLVPLAITLWVLNLIIGTMDQSLLLLPEQWRPKALLGHDIPGLGTILTLLVIFLTGLATRNFIGRQIVQVWEAVLTRIPVVSSIYSSVKQVSDTLFSSSGNAFRKALLVQYPRQGSWTIAFLTGIPGGDVKNHLAGDYVSVYVPTTPNPTSGFFLMLPREDTIELDMSVDEALKYIVSMGVVAPEQLAGKKLIIDTPPGSDNRPGA from the coding sequence ATGCGTAAATATTTCATCACCGGTCTACTGGTTTTAGTGCCCCTGGCAATCACGCTATGGGTGCTGAACCTGATCATTGGCACGATGGACCAGTCGCTGCTGCTGCTGCCTGAGCAATGGCGGCCCAAGGCTTTGCTGGGGCACGACATTCCCGGCCTCGGCACCATCCTGACCTTGCTGGTGATCTTCCTGACCGGCCTGGCGACGCGCAATTTCATCGGCCGCCAGATCGTCCAGGTATGGGAAGCGGTGCTGACGCGGATTCCGGTGGTCAGCTCGATCTATTCCAGCGTCAAGCAAGTCTCGGACACCTTGTTCTCGTCCTCCGGCAATGCCTTCCGCAAAGCCTTGCTGGTGCAGTATCCGCGCCAGGGATCGTGGACCATCGCGTTCCTGACCGGGATTCCGGGCGGCGACGTCAAGAATCATCTGGCCGGCGATTACGTCAGCGTATATGTGCCGACGACGCCGAACCCGACCTCGGGCTTTTTCCTGATGCTGCCGCGCGAAGACACTATCGAACTCGACATGAGCGTCGACGAGGCGCTGAAGTATATTGTTTCAATGGGCGTGGTGGCGCCGGAGCAGCTGGCCGGCAAGAAGCTGATCATCGATACGCCGCCGGGCAGCGATAATAGGCCCGGCGCATAA
- the aspS gene encoding aspartate--tRNA ligase: protein MSMRTQYCGLTTEVLLGQTVSLCGWVHRRRDHGGVIFIDLRDREGLVQVVCDPDRAEVFKNAEAVRNEFCLRITGVVRLRPDGTGNSNLKSGKIEVLAHDLEVLNPSITPPFQLDDDNLSETTRLTHRVLDLRRPQMQNNLRLRYKVTMEVRKFLDANGFIDIETPMLTKSTPEGARDYLVPSRVNAGHFFALPQSPQLFKQLLMVANFDRYYQITKCFRDEDLRADRQPEFTQIDCETSFMSEQEIRDMFEGMIRLVFKNALDIDLPNPFPVMDFATAMALYGSDKPDMRVKLAFTDLTAVMKDVDFKVFAGAANMDNGRVVGLRVPGGAAMPRSEIDAYTQFVAIYGAKGLAYIKVNEKASGRDGLQSPIVKNLHDAALAQILEQTGAQDGDLIFFGADKAKVVNDAIGALRVKIGHSEFGKKAGLFDDTWRPLWVVDFPMFEYDEDGDRWNALHHPFTSPKDGHEDFIETDPGKAIAKAYDMVLNGWELGGGSIRIHRAEVQSKVFRALKIDAEEAQLKFGFLLDALQYGAPPHGGLAFGLDRIVTMMCGAESIRDVIAFPKTQRAQCLLTQAPSEVDEKQLKELHIRLRMPEAKVV from the coding sequence ATGTCCATGCGAACCCAATACTGCGGCCTCACTACTGAGGTACTTCTCGGCCAAACCGTCAGCCTGTGCGGCTGGGTGCATCGTCGTCGCGATCATGGCGGCGTCATTTTCATCGACCTGCGCGACCGCGAAGGCCTGGTGCAGGTCGTGTGCGATCCGGACCGCGCCGAAGTATTCAAGAACGCAGAAGCGGTACGCAATGAATTCTGCCTGCGCATCACCGGCGTGGTGCGCCTGCGCCCTGACGGCACCGGCAACAGCAACCTGAAGTCCGGCAAGATCGAAGTGCTGGCGCACGACCTGGAAGTGCTGAACCCATCGATCACGCCGCCGTTCCAGCTGGATGACGACAACCTGTCGGAAACCACCCGCCTGACGCATCGCGTGCTGGACCTGCGCCGTCCGCAGATGCAAAACAACCTGCGCCTGCGCTACAAGGTGACGATGGAAGTGCGCAAGTTCCTGGACGCCAACGGCTTCATCGATATCGAAACACCGATGCTGACCAAGTCGACCCCGGAAGGCGCGCGCGACTACCTGGTGCCGTCGCGTGTCAACGCCGGTCACTTCTTCGCACTGCCGCAATCGCCGCAATTGTTCAAGCAGCTGCTGATGGTGGCCAACTTCGACCGTTACTACCAGATCACCAAATGCTTCCGCGACGAAGACCTGCGCGCCGACCGCCAGCCGGAATTCACCCAGATCGACTGCGAAACTTCCTTCATGTCGGAACAGGAAATCCGCGACATGTTCGAAGGCATGATCCGCCTGGTGTTCAAGAACGCGCTGGACATCGACCTGCCTAACCCGTTCCCTGTGATGGACTTCGCTACCGCGATGGCGCTGTACGGTTCGGACAAGCCGGACATGCGCGTCAAGCTGGCCTTCACCGACCTCACCGCGGTCATGAAAGACGTCGACTTCAAGGTCTTCGCCGGCGCCGCCAACATGGACAACGGCCGCGTGGTCGGCTTGCGCGTACCTGGCGGCGCCGCCATGCCGCGTTCGGAAATCGATGCCTACACCCAGTTTGTCGCCATCTACGGCGCCAAGGGCTTGGCTTACATCAAGGTCAACGAAAAGGCCAGCGGCCGCGACGGTTTGCAATCGCCTATCGTCAAGAACCTGCACGATGCAGCGCTGGCGCAGATCCTGGAACAGACCGGCGCGCAAGACGGCGACCTGATTTTCTTCGGCGCCGACAAGGCCAAGGTCGTCAACGATGCCATCGGCGCCCTGCGCGTCAAGATCGGCCACAGCGAGTTCGGCAAGAAGGCTGGCTTGTTCGACGACACTTGGCGTCCGCTGTGGGTGGTTGACTTCCCGATGTTCGAATACGATGAAGACGGCGACCGCTGGAACGCCTTGCATCATCCGTTCACATCGCCGAAAGACGGCCACGAAGATTTCATCGAGACTGATCCAGGCAAGGCCATCGCCAAGGCCTACGACATGGTTCTCAACGGTTGGGAACTGGGCGGCGGTTCGATCCGTATCCACCGCGCGGAAGTACAGAGCAAGGTGTTCCGTGCTCTGAAGATCGACGCCGAAGAAGCGCAACTCAAGTTCGGCTTCCTGCTCGACGCCCTGCAATACGGCGCGCCTCCGCACGGCGGCCTGGCTTTCGGCCTGGATCGCATCGTCACCATGATGTGCGGCGCCGAGTCGATCCGCGACGTCATCGCCTTCCCGAAAACCCAGCGCGCGCAATGTCTGCTGACGCAGGCGCCGTCGGAAGTCGACGAAAAGCAATTGAAAGAATTGCATATCCGCCTGCGCATGCCGGAAGCGAAAGTCGTCTGA
- the nudB gene encoding dihydroneopterin triphosphate diphosphatase, giving the protein MYKIPESVLVVIYTEDLQVLLMERADKPDYWQSVTGSKDFPDEALEVTAMREVQEETGIVVAAEGGSVPPSNLNDWRVANVYEIYPVWRHRYAPGITKNTEHVFGLLVPAGVPVTLAPREHLQYKWLPYREAADACFSPSNAEAILQLPHHFKRQ; this is encoded by the coding sequence ATGTATAAAATTCCCGAATCGGTATTGGTGGTTATTTACACGGAAGACTTGCAGGTGTTGTTGATGGAGCGTGCCGATAAACCCGATTACTGGCAATCGGTGACCGGTTCCAAGGACTTTCCTGACGAAGCGCTGGAAGTAACGGCGATGCGTGAAGTGCAGGAGGAAACCGGCATCGTGGTCGCCGCCGAGGGCGGCAGCGTGCCGCCCTCCAATCTGAACGACTGGCGGGTGGCTAACGTCTACGAGATTTATCCGGTGTGGCGCCATCGCTATGCACCGGGGATTACAAAGAACACCGAGCACGTGTTCGGCCTGCTGGTGCCGGCCGGCGTCCCGGTCACGCTGGCGCCGCGCGAGCATTTGCAATACAAGTGGCTGCCTTACCGCGAGGCTGCCGATGCCTGCTTTTCGCCGTCGAATGCCGAGGCGATCCTGCAGTTGCCGCATCACTTTAAACGACAGTAA
- a CDS encoding endonuclease/exonuclease/phosphatase family protein, whose translation MKLRIATYNIHKGVSSLGSRPRVHALKQALARMQADVFFLQEVQGRHDLLAARHAAHWPDQPQHDFLAGDSHHAAYGMNAVYDHGHHGNALLSRFEIASQSNQDVSDHAYEARGILHCVLKTPTADVHCYVVHLGLFGGGRRRQTAALIEAVRSSSPPDAPLIIAGDFNDWGNRLSDFLRVRLDVAEIFDERIASTGMMQGVGSYLQQLIGRTPKLKPARTFPAAFPWLRLDRIYLRGFTVESAEVLHGAEWAKLSDHAPIVATLRLQ comes from the coding sequence ATGAAACTGCGCATTGCCACCTACAACATACACAAGGGCGTTTCCTCGCTCGGCAGCCGGCCGCGCGTGCATGCCCTGAAGCAGGCGCTGGCGCGGATGCAGGCGGACGTCTTCTTCCTGCAGGAAGTGCAGGGGCGGCACGACTTGCTGGCGGCGCGCCACGCGGCGCATTGGCCGGACCAGCCGCAGCACGATTTCCTGGCCGGCGATTCGCATCATGCAGCCTACGGCATGAACGCCGTCTACGACCATGGCCACCATGGCAACGCCTTGCTGAGCCGCTTCGAAATCGCCTCGCAAAGCAACCAGGATGTGTCCGACCATGCTTACGAGGCGCGCGGCATCCTGCACTGCGTCCTGAAAACCCCGACCGCCGATGTTCACTGCTATGTGGTGCATCTGGGCTTGTTCGGCGGCGGCCGCCGCCGCCAGACCGCGGCCCTGATCGAAGCGGTGCGCAGCTCTTCGCCGCCGGATGCGCCGCTGATCATCGCCGGCGATTTCAACGACTGGGGCAATCGCCTGAGCGATTTCCTCAGGGTGCGGCTGGATGTGGCCGAGATATTCGACGAACGCATCGCCAGCACCGGCATGATGCAAGGCGTCGGTTCCTACCTGCAGCAGTTGATAGGGCGTACGCCCAAGCTGAAGCCGGCGCGCACTTTTCCCGCCGCCTTTCCCTGGCTGCGCCTGGACCGGATTTATCTGCGTGGCTTTACGGTAGAATCAGCGGAAGTCCTGCATGGCGCGGAATGGGCAAAATTGTCGGATCATGCGCCTATCGTGGCTACCCTCAGATTGCAATAA
- a CDS encoding phosphatidylserine/phosphatidylglycerophosphate/cardiolipin synthase family protein: protein MRAVSFSADNHITLLHNGAAFFPALIAAIDAARAEIYLETYIFAADATASSVQQALTRAAQRGVTVRVIADWLGSGHRRSLSLQQEFEAGGVMYRAFNPWFQRGVARMHRKMCVVDRDISFIGGLNIIDDMVSDDDLRLPLSAPRWDFAVSISGPLVVTIHLELEAQWMRLGEMKLLARLQQFKRSRARRPGSAHGPALAGLVLRDNLRNRRTIQRAYLQALGHARQSALLTSPYFAPGRKLRRGLEEAARRGVQVTLLLGVGHYRLQDAVSQSYYPKLMKAGVRIVEYRKTTLHAKVAVIDDDWATVGSSNFDGLSLLVNQEANVVIRDADFSRALRRQIEIGIADGDAVAADAFDNLSWQARAWHGVAFFLYRLLMRVIATGNRE from the coding sequence ATGCGCGCGGTAAGCTTTAGCGCAGACAACCACATCACGCTGTTGCACAACGGCGCTGCCTTTTTTCCGGCGTTGATTGCCGCCATCGATGCCGCCCGTGCCGAAATCTACCTGGAAACCTATATCTTCGCCGCCGACGCCACCGCGTCCTCGGTGCAGCAGGCCTTGACGCGCGCGGCGCAGCGCGGCGTCACCGTGCGCGTGATCGCCGACTGGCTCGGCAGCGGCCACCGGCGCTCGCTCTCGCTGCAACAGGAGTTCGAGGCCGGCGGCGTCATGTATCGCGCTTTCAATCCCTGGTTCCAGCGCGGCGTGGCAAGAATGCATCGGAAGATGTGCGTGGTCGATCGCGATATCAGCTTTATTGGCGGCTTGAACATCATCGACGACATGGTTTCCGACGACGATTTGCGCCTGCCCTTGTCGGCGCCGCGCTGGGATTTCGCGGTGAGCATCAGCGGCCCGCTGGTGGTCACCATCCATCTCGAACTGGAAGCGCAATGGATGCGGCTGGGCGAAATGAAACTGCTGGCGCGCTTGCAGCAGTTCAAGCGCAGCCGTGCGCGCCGCCCGGGCAGCGCGCACGGACCGGCGCTGGCCGGCCTGGTGCTGCGCGATAACCTGCGCAACCGCCGCACCATCCAGCGCGCCTACCTGCAGGCGCTGGGACATGCGCGCCAGAGCGCCTTGCTGACCAGCCCATATTTCGCGCCAGGCAGGAAATTGCGGCGCGGCCTGGAGGAGGCAGCACGGCGCGGCGTCCAGGTCACCTTGCTGCTGGGAGTCGGCCATTATCGCCTGCAGGACGCGGTCAGCCAGTCCTACTATCCGAAACTGATGAAGGCAGGGGTCAGGATTGTCGAGTATCGCAAAACGACCTTGCACGCCAAAGTTGCTGTCATCGACGACGATTGGGCCACGGTCGGCTCTAGCAATTTCGACGGCTTGAGCCTGCTGGTGAACCAGGAGGCCAACGTAGTGATCAGGGATGCCGATTTTTCGCGCGCGCTGCGGCGGCAGATAGAAATCGGCATTGCCGACGGCGATGCCGTTGCGGCCGACGCCTTTGACAATCTGTCGTGGCAGGCGCGCGCCTGGCACGGCGTGGCGTTTTTCCTGTATCGCTTGCTGATGCGGGTGATCGCCACCGGCAACCGCGAATAA
- a CDS encoding anti-sigma factor domain-containing protein, with product MDIQTNPALVDKLAAEYVLGTLKGGARRRFESLLRRHDVLRLAVAEWQDRLHPMAELAPAVPPSAATWPAIEAKLGLSTKQQHKRPFWFELREDISFWRGLGMFSTTAALILTSLLLTRQLQPLPAPAASSYIAMLSNDQAQPIAVVTGDAPGGRLTVKLVAPQTIAADKSLELWAVPKEGPPRSLGLLAADGSVSLALPANATPQSIPLLAVTLEPKGGSPNPDGPTGPIVFKGAWVQI from the coding sequence ATGGACATCCAGACCAACCCTGCCCTGGTAGACAAGCTGGCGGCCGAATATGTATTGGGTACGCTCAAGGGCGGCGCACGGCGCCGTTTCGAGAGTCTGCTGCGGCGCCACGATGTGCTGCGCCTGGCGGTAGCCGAATGGCAGGACCGGCTGCATCCGATGGCCGAGCTGGCGCCGGCAGTGCCGCCGTCGGCAGCAACCTGGCCCGCCATCGAAGCCAAACTGGGCCTGTCCACCAAGCAGCAACACAAACGCCCCTTCTGGTTCGAGCTGCGCGAAGACATCAGCTTCTGGCGCGGACTGGGCATGTTCTCGACCACCGCCGCCCTGATTCTGACCTCGCTGCTATTGACCAGGCAATTGCAGCCGCTGCCAGCGCCTGCGGCAAGCTCGTATATCGCCATGCTGAGCAACGATCAGGCGCAGCCGATTGCCGTAGTGACCGGCGATGCGCCTGGCGGCCGCCTGACCGTCAAGCTGGTGGCGCCGCAAACGATCGCCGCCGACAAGAGCCTGGAACTGTGGGCCGTGCCGAAAGAAGGCCCGCCACGTTCGCTCGGCCTGCTGGCCGCCGACGGCAGCGTCAGCCTGGCCTTGCCGGCCAACGCTACGCCGCAGTCGATACCGCTGCTGGCGGTGACGCTGGAACCGAAGGGTGGATCGCCGAATCCTGACGGCCCGACCGGACCTATCGTCTTCAAGGGCGCCTGGGTGCAAATCTAG
- a CDS encoding RNA polymerase sigma factor yields MPATDLQPEQLKIWLAAVVRKDAAAFRALYDATSPKLFGFALRILVKREWAEEVLQESFINIWNNADSYQASLAAPMTWMTTIVRNKAFDFLRRTDSAVEIDADTFDKEVMNAMESADPTPIEALQLTDDAKALATCMGRLEGLHRQAIALSFYHDLSHSEVAEQMQLPIGTIKTWIRRGLERLKACLGTLGSA; encoded by the coding sequence TTGCCTGCTACCGACCTGCAACCGGAACAATTGAAAATCTGGCTTGCAGCCGTCGTGCGCAAGGACGCCGCCGCTTTCCGCGCTCTGTATGACGCGACTTCTCCGAAACTGTTTGGCTTCGCGCTGCGTATACTAGTTAAGCGCGAATGGGCGGAAGAGGTGCTGCAGGAAAGCTTCATCAACATCTGGAACAACGCCGACAGCTACCAGGCCAGCCTGGCGGCGCCGATGACCTGGATGACCACTATCGTGCGCAACAAGGCCTTCGACTTCCTGCGCCGCACCGACAGCGCCGTCGAGATCGATGCCGATACATTTGACAAGGAAGTCATGAACGCAATGGAAAGCGCCGATCCGACACCGATAGAAGCGCTGCAGCTCACCGACGATGCAAAGGCGCTGGCGACATGCATGGGGCGCCTGGAGGGATTGCATCGACAGGCCATTGCCCTGTCCTTCTATCATGACCTGTCGCATAGCGAAGTCGCAGAGCAGATGCAACTGCCGATAGGCACCATCAAGACGTGGATACGGCGCGGCCTGGAGCGCCTCAAAGCCTGCCTCGGCACGCTGGGGAGCGCCTGA
- the mscL gene encoding large conductance mechanosensitive channel protein MscL encodes MSMMQEFKTFALKGNVMDLAVGVIIGGAFGKIVDSLVQDIIMPVVGKIFGGLDFANHYFPLNGQAAGLTLAEAKKAGAVLAYGNFLTIALNFVILAFVIFQMVRIINKLRGEAPPAPAADPENTVLLREIRDSLKK; translated from the coding sequence ATGAGCATGATGCAAGAATTCAAGACCTTTGCACTCAAAGGCAATGTGATGGATCTGGCGGTCGGCGTCATCATCGGCGGCGCCTTCGGCAAGATCGTCGATTCATTGGTGCAGGACATCATCATGCCGGTGGTCGGCAAGATTTTCGGCGGCCTCGACTTCGCCAACCACTACTTTCCGCTGAATGGCCAGGCGGCCGGCCTGACCCTGGCCGAAGCGAAAAAGGCCGGCGCCGTGCTGGCCTATGGCAACTTCCTCACTATCGCGCTGAATTTCGTCATCCTGGCCTTCGTGATTTTCCAGATGGTGCGCATCATCAACAAGCTGCGCGGTGAAGCACCGCCCGCACCGGCGGCCGACCCCGAAAATACCGTGCTGCTGCGCGAGATCCGCGATTCCCTGAAAAAATAG
- the petA gene encoding ubiquinol-cytochrome c reductase iron-sulfur subunit gives MSIEKQVDSGRRGLLVATCAAGGVAGLATAGAFVSTFQPSERAKAAGAPVEVDISGIKPGEMQVFEWRGKPVWIMKRTPEQMKGLEHTVSEIADPESLKPYTMDLPDYCKNKSNNRGHVGHEETLVLVGICPHLGCSPSSKFAPGAQASLPDDWQGGFLCPCHGSTFDLAGRVFKNKPAPNNLDVPRYMYLSDTKIVIGKDEKGEA, from the coding sequence ATGAGTATCGAAAAGCAGGTCGATTCCGGTCGGCGTGGTTTGCTCGTCGCTACATGCGCGGCGGGTGGCGTGGCCGGTCTGGCCACGGCGGGGGCTTTTGTGTCCACGTTCCAGCCGTCCGAGCGCGCGAAAGCAGCAGGAGCGCCAGTGGAAGTGGATATTTCCGGCATTAAACCAGGCGAGATGCAAGTGTTCGAGTGGCGCGGTAAGCCCGTCTGGATCATGAAACGTACCCCCGAGCAAATGAAGGGGCTGGAACATACAGTCTCTGAAATTGCCGATCCCGAGTCGCTCAAGCCCTACACCATGGACTTGCCCGACTATTGCAAGAACAAGTCGAACAACCGCGGCCACGTCGGCCACGAAGAAACCCTGGTGCTGGTCGGTATCTGTCCGCATCTGGGCTGCTCCCCATCCTCGAAATTCGCACCAGGCGCACAGGCTTCGCTGCCGGATGACTGGCAAGGCGGCTTCCTCTGCCCTTGCCATGGCTCCACCTTCGACCTGGCCGGCCGTGTCTTCAAGAACAAGCCAGCGCCAAACAATCTCGATGTGCCACGCTACATGTACCTGTCCGATACCAAGATCGTCATTGGTAAAGACGAGAAAGGTGAGGCTTAA